Part of the Thermus tengchongensis genome is shown below.
AGGAGCTCCCGGTCCCCCTGCAGCACCAACCACCGCCCCTCTACCGCCTCCATCAAGGCCTCCAGGTCCGCAAAGTACCGGTTCGCCACCGCCTCGTTCACCAAAGGCCACACCCGTTCCACCGGCTGCAGCTCCGGGGAGTAGGGAGGCAAAAACACCAGCCGAACCCCCTCCGGCACCTCCACCCTCGGGGNNNNNNNNNNNNNNNNNNNNNNNNNNNNNNNNNNNNNNNNNNNNNNNNNNNNNNNNNNNNNNNNNNNNNNNNNNNNNNNNNNNNNNNNNNNNNNNNNNNNNNNNNNNNNNNNNNNNNNNNNNNNNNNNNNNNNNNNNNNNNNNNNNNNNNNNNNNNNNNNNNNNNNNNNNNNNNNNNNNNNNNNNNNNNNNNNNNNNNNNNNNNNNNNNNNNNNNNNNNNNNNNNNNNNNCCCGCCGGTACACCGGCTTCAGCCCCATCCGGTGCTCATCGTAGGCAAATACCCTCACCCTTCGCCCCGCTGCCCGGGCCGCCGCCACCTCTTGGCGGAGTTTTTTTTGAACGCCTCCTGTGCCTCCCTCTCCGCCTTCCGGTGCACCGGGCGCGGCACCCTCAGGGCAAACCCCGCCTCGTGCAACAGGCGGTAGATGGGGTTCAAGGACAACCGCTTCCCCAAATGTTCCGCCACCCACCGCTGCAGCTTGGGCCCCGTCCACAGGCCGCCGTCGGGAGGGGGACCCTCTAGGGCCTGCAGCACCCTCAGGGTCTCCTCCGGGGTGAGCTTGGGCCGGGCTCCGGGGTTGGAGTGCCGCCCATCCTGCAAGGCTTCGGGGCCCAGGAGGTTGTACCGGCGCACGGTGGCGTGTACCCAACGGGGAGTCTGGAGGGTGATGCGGGCGATCTCCTTNGGCCCCGTCCACAGGCCGCCGTCGGGAGGGGGACCCTCTAGGGCCTGCAGCACCCTCAGGGTCTCCTCCGGGGTGAGCTTGGGCCGGGCTCCGGGGTTGGAGTGCCGCCCATCCTGCAAGGCTTCGGGGCCCAGGAGGTTGTACCGGCGCACGGTGGCGTGTACCCAACGGGGAGTCTGGAGGGTGATGCGGGCGATCTCCTTGGCGGAGAGGCCCTTGGCCGCGTGGTAGACGGCTTGGAAGCGGGTCTTTTCCACCGGGTCCTTGGCCTTTTTGTACCTCCGCTCCAGTTCCCTCAGGGTCAGGTGCCGGGCTACCTGGGGCATGGAAGAAGGATACTACAAAAAAGGGTATGAAGCTTTGGATTTTAATCCGAGGAGCCGTTTTGCTTGCTTCTCTTCCAAAGATAGGCCCGGGCTGGCCTGCCCGGTTGGCCGTACACCGGGAGGGCCTCCGCTCTCCCTTCCTGTACCAGCCGCTGCAGGTAGCGCCAAGCGCTCACCCGGGAAAGGCCCAGGCTTCGAGCCACTTCTTCGGCGGTGAGCGCTCCTTCGGCCGAGGCCAGGACGCTGACGATTCTCTCCAAGGTAATGGGGTCCACGCCTTTGCCTGTGCGGCGCCGTGCCAAGAGGCGGTCCAGATCCTCCTGTGAAACCTCCTCTTTCTGGGTCAAGGAGCGGAAGGCGCGGTAGCGGGCCAAGGCCTCCTGGAACCTTGACCGGGTGAAGGGTTTGATGAGGTAGTCCATGGCCCCGCCAAGGAGTGCTCGCTCCACGGTGGGGACGTCCTTGGCGGCAGTTATGATCACGGTGTAGATCCCCTCGAGTGCCGGCAATAGGTCAAGGCCGTGGCCGTCCGGGAGATAGAGGTCCAGGATCACCAAGTCCAAGGGTTCCTGTAGAGCCTCTAGGAACTCAAGAGCCTCCCACGCGCCCTGGACTACGGCCACCACCGCGAACCCCTCCGCTTCTAGGAAGGCCCTGTGAAGGGAGGCCACCCGGGGGTCATCTTCTACAATTAGGGCCCGGTTCATGACGCCCTCGGGATATGGGCATAGAAAACCGTAAATCCGCCCTCCTTATAGTAGCCCAGCCGCCCGCCATAGGCCTCCACTTGGGATCGAGCCAAGGCCAGGCCGTACCCGCGGTGGCTCCCCTTGGCGCTCACCCCAAGCGAGAAGAGGGAGTTCTCCAGGAATTGCGGTACCCCAGGCCCGTTGTCCCGGACCTCTACCCAAAGCCCGTTCATTTCACGGAAGGCCAGGAGCACGTGGGCTTCCGGCAAGCCCTGGACGGCCTCTAGGGCGTTTTCCAAAAGTTGCCCCAACACGAGGGTGAGGACCTCAGAAAGCGGCGCGTAGCTAGCGGGTAAGGAGCCTTCCACTTCCAACCGCACGCCCAGCTCGTGGGCTCGGCGCAGCTTGCCCAGAACCAAGGCCGCCACCATGGGAAGTTCCAGCCTGGAAAGGAGGTTCTCCAGATGGTTTTCCGCGGCCACCTCTCCCCGAACGAGCCGGAGGGCTTCCTCGGACTTCCCCAACTCCAGCAGCCCACCGATGACGTGAAGGAGGTTGCGAAACTCGTGGGCCTGCGCCCGAAGCAGGTCCAGGTGGCGACGGCTTTGGGTGAGGGATTCCGCCAGGCGTAGCAGCCGCCCCAGGTCCTGCACCACGACCACCTGATAGCGTCCCGCTTCCAGGATACGGACGCGGGCCGGTTTCCGGTTGGGTAAGGAGAGGTCCATCTCGCCCCGGCCCTTGCGGGCAATCTCCTTCAGCCCTGGCCAGACCCGAGCCAGAGGCAACGGCGGAAGGGCGCCCTCCGGGAGGTTCAAGAGTTGCAAGGCCCGCGCGTTGAAGCGCACCACGGCTTCGCCCTCGAGGACCAAGACGCCCTCGTCCAGGGCCTCCAGGGCCGCCCCCAGGATGTCCAGCGTCCGCCGAGCGCCGTCCAGGTCTAGACCCAGGCCTCGCCGGACCTCACCCCTTAGCCTCTGGAGGGCCCATAGACTCGTCCCTAGAACCATCGCGAGAGCGGGCCACCAGGAGGGGAGGAAAAGGGGGGCTGTGCGCTCCACCTCCAACGCTTCCCCGCCTAAGGGTACGGACGCCACGGCCCGCAGCCTTCCTCCCTGGAGGCCAAGGGTCTGGGCACCTTCTCCCATAAGGGGAAGGAAGCTCTCGGGCCTCCGGGTCCGCCGTACCCCCGGAAGGTCCCCGCCTCCTGGCTCCCGGAGGTGATCTGCGAGGGCTTGCGCCTCCTGCAAAAGCACCTGCCCCAAGTGGCGGTTGGCCTCTACGACCGCGTAGCCCCAAAGGAGGACAGCTAGCCCCACCATGGGGGGAAGCAACGCCCGGATCACAGGGGCATTATGGCCTCATTCGGGGAACGCCAGGGCCTCCTCCGGTTCAAACACCACCCGGACCCGCGGCCCGCTGAGGGGCTTAGGGGTAGAGAAGCGCACCAGAGCCTCCCCCACGCGAAGCCATTGCTCGTAGGCTGCGCCGAGGTAAAGGCTATGGGCAAGCTCCCCCTCTATGCCGTTGACCTCTCCATGCTCGGCTGGTCGCAGGGATTCGGGCCGGAGCACTAGTTTCGCCAACCGCCCGGGGGTTAAGGGGCCCATGGCCCGGGCGCGCACCGGGAACCCGGCCAGCTCCAGGCGGGCAAACCCTTCCTCGAGGCCAAGGACCACGGCCTCCAGCACGTTGGGGTTGCCCAAGAAGTCCGCCACGAAGAGGCTTTTGGGGTGGCGGTAGAGCTCTTCCGGGCTGCCCACTTGCTCCAGGCGGCCTTCGTGGAGAAGGGCGATGCGGTCGGCGATGGCCATGGCCTCCCCTTGGTCGTGGGTGACAAAGAGGGCCGCCTTCCCCGTGGCTTTGAGGGTTTCCCGCAACCACACCCGGGCCTGGTCTCGCAGCTTGGCGTCCAGGTTGGAAAGGGGTTCGTCCAAGAGCAAGAGGGCGGGCTCATAGGCCAGGGCCCGGGCTAGGGATACCCGTTGTTGCTGCCCCCCCGAAAGCTCCCCCGGATAGCGGCCCTCCAGGCCGGCGAGCCCTAGCCTATCCAAAAGGGAAAGCACCCGCTCCCGCACCCGCTCTTCTGGGAGCCGCCGCAGCCGGAGTCCGTAGGCCACATTCTCGAACACCGTGCGGTGCGGCCAGAGGGCATAGGACTGGAAGACCAAGCCCAGGTTGCGGCGCTCAGGGGGGAGGAATAGACCCCGTTGCCCGTCGAAGAAGGTCTGAGGACCCAGGGTGATCCTTCCGGCGGTGGGACGCACCAGACCCGCTACGGCACGCAACAAGGTGGTCTTGCCTGACCCTGAGGGGCCCAGCAGGGCGACCACCTCCCCAGGGGCCACGTTGAGGCTGACCCCCTTGAGGATCCTGTTCTCTCCCAGAGAAACTTCCAGGGCTTCCACCACCAGAGGTTGGGTGGCGGTATCGACCGGGCCTAAGGGTTCGAACTGGGTGTTTTGGCTTCGCATCGACGTCCCCCCTCGCTAAAGCCCCTGAGGTCGAACTCCCAGGCGGTTTGCCAGGACGAACACCGCGCTCACTATGACCACCTGCACCGTGGCCAAGGCGGCGATGATCTCCACGGCCCCGGTGCCCCACAGGGCCACGATCTGGGCCCCGAGCACCTCGGTGCCCGCGGTGAGCAGG
Proteins encoded:
- a CDS encoding ABC transporter ATP-binding protein; this encodes MEALEVSLGENRILKGVSLNVAPGEVVALLGPSGSGKTTLLRAVAGLVRPTAGRITLGPQTFFDGQRGLFLPPERRNLGLVFQSYALWPHRTVFENVAYGLRLRRLPEERVRERVLSLLDRLGLAGLEGRYPGELSGGQQQRVSLARALAYEPALLLLDEPLSNLDAKLRDQARVWLRETLKATGKAALFVTHDQGEAMAIADRIALLHEGRLEQVGSPEELYRHPKSLFVADFLGNPNVLEAVVLGLEEGFARLELAGFPVRARAMGPLTPGRLAKLVLRPESLRPAEHGEVNGIEGELAHSLYLGAAYEQWLRVGEALVRFSTPKPLSGPRVRVVFEPEEALAFPE
- a CDS encoding helix-turn-helix domain-containing protein; translated protein: MPQVARHLTLRELERRYKKAKDPVEKTRFQAVYHAAKGLSAKEIARITLQTPRWVHATVRRYNLLGPEALQDGRHSNPGARPKLTPEETLRVLQALEGPPPDGGLWTGPKEIARITLQTPRWVHATVRRYNLLGPEALQDGRHSNPGARPKLTPEETLRVLQALEGPPPDGGLWTGPKLQRWVAEHLGKRLSLNPIYRLLHEAGFALRVPRPVHRKAEREAQEAFKKNSAKRWRRPGQRGEG
- a CDS encoding response regulator — protein: MNRALIVEDDPRVASLHRAFLEAEGFAVVAVVQGAWEALEFLEALQEPLDLVILDLYLPDGHGLDLLPALEGIYTVIITAAKDVPTVERALLGGAMDYLIKPFTRSRFQEALARYRAFRSLTQKEEVSQEDLDRLLARRRTGKGVDPITLERIVSVLASAEGALTAEEVARSLGLSRVSAWRYLQRLVQEGRAEALPVYGQPGRPARAYLWKRSKQNGSSD
- a CDS encoding sensor histidine kinase translates to MIRALLPPMVGLAVLLWGYAVVEANRHLGQVLLQEAQALADHLREPGGGDLPGVRRTRRPESFLPLMGEGAQTLGLQGGRLRAVASVPLGGEALEVERTAPLFLPSWWPALAMVLGTSLWALQRLRGEVRRGLGLDLDGARRTLDILGAALEALDEGVLVLEGEAVVRFNARALQLLNLPEGALPPLPLARVWPGLKEIARKGRGEMDLSLPNRKPARVRILEAGRYQVVVVQDLGRLLRLAESLTQSRRHLDLLRAQAHEFRNLLHVIGGLLELGKSEEALRLVRGEVAAENHLENLLSRLELPMVAALVLGKLRRAHELGVRLEVEGSLPASYAPLSEVLTLVLGQLLENALEAVQGLPEAHVLLAFREMNGLWVEVRDNGPGVPQFLENSLFSLGVSAKGSHRGYGLALARSQVEAYGGRLGYYKEGGFTVFYAHIPRAS
- a CDS encoding transposase, which codes for PRVEVPEGVRLVFLPPYSPELQPVERVWPLVNEAVANRYFADLEALMEAVEGRWLVLQGDRELL